ACAGAAGGGGCTTATTCAGAACCTCAACCTGAGCGTAATGGGTGCATCCAGGGATGGGCAGACTAATTATGGCTTTTCTTCAGGCTTAACTGACCAGAAAGGAGTGCTGATCAATACCGGTTTTAAGCGCTACTCGCTACGGGCGAATGTGGAATCCAGGTTCTTTAATCTTTTAAAAATAGGAACAAACCTGAATTACAGTTTCAGTAAGCAGACTGGTGGTTCCTCGCCTAGTTATATGAATTATGGGGCAGCGAATTACCGGCCTGATATTCCGGTTTACAATCCGGACGGGTCTTATGCTAATGATGGTTTTAATGATAATCCTGTTGCCTCCAGAATGGTTACAGATATCAATGAAAGTCAAAGGCTACTGGCTTCTGTGTTTGCTGAGCTGGAAATCATTCCGGGTTTAAAAGCGAGGTCTTCGCTTTCCTATGATGTAAACCACAATACGGGGTTTTCTTATACCCCAAGCTGGATGCTCTCTGTAATTAATCAGAACCAAAAAGGGTCGAGGACGGATAAAAATTTTCAATATACCAACAGGATATTTGACAACACGCTCAGTTTTACCAAAGCTTATGATAAACATCATATAGATGCTGTAGCAGGCGCTTCCTGGACTTTGAACAGAAGTAATTTCAATAACGTAAACAGCATCAATTTTCCTAATGATGATGTACTGAATAACCTCGGTTCTGCGGGCACAATAAATGGTTACAGCAGCGGGGGAGAAAGCAGTGGTCTGGAATCTTTTTTTCTTCGTGCCAATTACAATTACGATGGAAAGTATTACCTGACGGTAAGTGGGCGTGCAGATAATTCTACCAAATTCGGACCTGAAAATCAATGGGGATATTTTCCTTCAGTAGGTCTGGCCTGGAGATTTTCACAGGAAAATTTTATGAAAGGCTTAAGCTTTATTGATGATGCGAAGTTAAGGTTAACCAGAGGAAAAACGGGAACTTCAGCATTTGGAAGTTTTGGGTTCCTGACTTTGTTTAACACCGGTTATTTCTATAATGGCGTGAACGGGCTTAGGGCAAATCCTGATGATGGGCAGCCGAATCCGGACATCAGATGGGAAGGAACGACGCAGACCGATGCGGCATTGGAGCTTAGTTTCTTAAAGTCACGGCTGAAAACCACCATCAATTATTATCGGAAATATACCGAGGGCATGATAACCGGGCCCAGTATTCCTTCATCCAATGGTTATAGTTTTCAAAACAAGAATATTGGAGATGTAAGCAACCAGGGATGGGAGTTTACCATATCGGCTATTCCGGTAAACAATGACAAGTTTACCTGGATCTCTGATTTTAACATCAGCTTTAATAAGAACAAAGTAGAAAAGACCTATGGAACAGCATTGTACGGTACTATTCTTCTGACCGAAGGACTTCCTTTGAATGGAATCCGGGGATACCGGACAAATGGGCTTTACCAGAATCAGGGAGAAATAGATGCGTTAAATGCCATTGCCAGACAAGCAACAGGAAATCCAGGTGCATTTTATCAGACTTCACAGACGGCTCCCGGAGATGTCAGGTTTGTTGACCTCAATGGAGATGGCAGGATAGATACCAAAGACAGGTCAATTCTTGGCTATTCTCAAAATCCCAAATATTTTGGGGGCTGGAATAATACTTTCCGATATGGACAATTGGAATTGAGCACACTTTTTCAGTTTGATGTAGGAAGTAAAGTTTCAAGAGAACAGAATAATGATGTTTTTAATGGCTACCGCTACAATGTCTCTTCATTGGTACTTACCGGATGGACTCCTGAAAATACAAATACACAGCAACCGAGAAATGTGGTTAACGGGCCTGGACAGAATATTGATACGAATACAGACCGTTTTATTGAAGATACATCTTTTCTAAGGTTAAAGAATGTACAACTGAGCTACCTTTTTAACAGTGCGTTATTAAAAAAGATGCACATTCAACAGGTAAGGTTATTTACAGGAATGACGAATTTATTTACCTGGACAAAATATAGAGGGCTGGACCCGGAAGTGAACAGTGAAAACACATTCACGGATCACGGAAGGGATACTGCTACTTATCCAACTACTCAAAGTATAACGTTTGGTGTTAATCTTAAATTTTAAAAAGATGATGAAAATGAAATCTATATCAATCGTTTTAAGCTGTATGCTGTTTATTAGTTTGCAGGCTTGTAAATTAACGGATGTAACAGACCTTAAGCCGGAAAACAAGCTGGATGAAAGTACTGTGGTTGTCGATATTCCTTCTGCTGAGAAATTGTTGGCAGGCGCATATTATAGCTTAAGAGATGAACCGCTGGCTAACCAGACCCCAATTTATGTTGGACTAATGGGACTGAACGTGACGGCCGCCGGTGCATCCAGCAATCCTTATCTTAACAATAATGTGCCTCCAAATAACAGCAGCTTAAATAGTTATTTATACGGAGGGCCATATCAACTTATTCAGACGGCTAACTTTGTAATTCTGAAAACCGGCGCTTTAACCCTTACAGATCCACGTAAAGCCCAGATCATTTCAGAAGCAAAATTTCTCCGTGCGTTGGGACATTTTTACATCCTGCGTCTCTTCGGTCAGTTCTGGGATATGGGGTCCAGTTACGGAATTGAAATCAAGGATATTCCGAATTCACCTGTTGCTGCAAGGGCAAGCGTTAAGCTCTCTTATGAATTTATCCTTTCGGATCTGGATGCAGCAATCAGTGATTGCCCGGAGTATAAAACCGGAGTCATGAAGGGATATGCGACCAAACTTGCTGCAAAAGCTTTAAAGGCAAGGGTGTTGTTGTATAAAAAAGATTATGCTGCGGCAGCCATATTGGCTAAAGAGGTGATGTCTGGTCCGGCACTACTGTCAGGAGACTTTGTTCGTCTTTTTACAAATGAAAAGTACAATGCTGATGAAGTGCTGTTGGCCTCTATTACTTTTGCCAATAACAACAATATCTATTTTGAGAATGGAAAATCCTATTATTGGACTGATGGGGGATATAAATTTACAGACCGGTATACTGAATTATTAAGGCAGGATGCCAGAAAATCGATTATTGTGAGAACTCCTTCAGATCCGGCAGATTTGTTGAAATGGCACGGTAACGGGAAGTTCAGTACAGGTGTACAAGGCAGCAGAAACGATACCGAATATTATCTGCGTTTGGCGGAAGTTTATCTGATTTACGCAGAGGCAGAAGCCAGAAGACCAGGTGGAAACTTAGACGATGCCCTTAAAGCATTGAATATCCTGCACACCAAACGAGGCAATCCGGAAGTGACTGCCTCCGGACAGAAAGACTTACTTCAGCTGGTCAGGAAAGAGAAAGAACTGGAACTGGGTGGAGAATCAGGAGAAGACTGGTATGATCTTGTTCGTTATATCAAAAACGGAGACCTGCAGGCTACAGCTGTAAAACAAAGCCTTACAGACGAAAACAAGCTGATTCTTCCCATACCACAAGTGAGTGTTGATGCCTCAAATCATTTAATTAAACAAAACCCCGGATACTAAAACCCCCTAAATATGAAAAAGAATATCATTTTATTAAGCTTAAGCAGCATTTGCCTGTTTGCCACTGCACAGGTAAAGAAAGATGGTTATACCATCAACGGAAAAATTGAAGGACTAAAAAGTCCATATATGTACATTTACGGTTTGGGAGGAAGTGATTCCGTTTCCGTAAAAAATGGTGTTTTCAGCTATAAGGGTAGTGTTAAGGAACCTACCCGGATTTACCTGACTGACCGGAAGGGATTGCAATTTGGATTGTATGTTGAAAATGCGCCTGTAAGTATTAAGGGCAATGTAAACGCAATTGAAGATATGCTGATCTCGGGAGGGAAGACGCAACAAGAGTCGAATGTCCTAAGTGTGAGCAAAAAAGACCTGGAAAAAAGGCAGAAGCAACTTTACAGCGAGTACGAGAAAGCAGAGAAGGCGAAAGACGCCGCTGCGATCGCAAAGATAGAAAGTGAATTTTTTAAAAGCTATAAGGAATCTGATGCTTTGAATAAAGCATTTATTACTAAGCATCCTAAAAGCTATGTGAGCCTGGTCAATATAAAAGATCTTGGTTCCAGTACAGATTATGCTGAATTACAAAGTCTTTTTCAGTCGCTTGATGCAGGGTTGAAAGCAACAGAGACCGGGAAAAAGATGGAAGCTATGTTAGCCGTATTGAAAAAAGGAAGTAATGGTCAGAAGATGATCGATTTTACCCAGAATGATATGGAAGGCAAGCCCGTTAGTTTTTCTTCTTTTAAAGGGAAGTATGTGTTGGTAGATTTTTGGGCAAGCTGGTGTGGGCCATGCAGAGGCGAGAACCCTAATGTATTGAAAGCATATGACCAGTTTAAAGATAAAGGCTTTACCGTTTTGGGTGTTTCTCTGGACGACAATGCGGATAAATGGAAGAAGGCAGTGGTCGAGGATAAAATGCCCTGGACTCAATTGTCTGACTTGAAAGGATGGAAGAATGAAGTTTCTACTTATTATGGTATCCAGGGAATTCCTGCCAATTATCTTGTAGACCCTGATGGGGTTATTATTGCCAGAAATTTAAGAGGTGAAGCGTTGCATGAGAAGTTGAAAGAATTGATGAAATAGTAAAAGCAAATGTTCTAAAAAAAGCTATCTGATTTGCTCAGATAGCTTTTTTATGTAGGTTGTTTATAGGTTGGCGGACAGGGCCTTGTAGTAATTTTCTGAAGCTTCCTGATGGGTATCTAAGAAAAGATAGGGCTCGATCAGTTCCAGTTCCATCAGGTTTAATTCCCCGTTTACAATTAAGCCATCAACTCTCGCATACAAACAACCCTGTGCATATTGTTCAACATAAGCTGCGGCACTTTTAATATGTTTGTCGAGGCCTTGCTGAACATTCACGCTACCACCGTGATAAGTTTGCACCCTGAAATCACCATCTTTTGGTATTTTCAATAAAGAATGGCTATACTTTCCTTCAAAGAAGAGAAACGACCATTCTCCATCATGGATCTCCGGCATAAAAGGCTGGGCTACAAAAGCTTCTTCCTGTAATAATCCGTTAATTTCAGCTTCATGACCGGAAAGGTTCTGAGCTGTTAAAATATAAGTGTTTTTAGCTCCTGCACTGATGCAAGGCTTGATGATTAGCTTTTCGGTCTTGAAATGGGCCATAAGTGCATTCAGGTCCAGACGCTCTCCCTTTTCAAGGAATAAAGAAGGGATTACGGCTAAGCCCGAGTCTGCAATTTCGCCGAGGTAATGTTTGTCCATATTCCACCTTACCCGTTCGTAAGGGTTCAGTAGTTTTACGTTTAAAGCTTCCAGATGATCGAGCCATTGTTTAAATTCTGCGATGTGTTCATGGTAATCCCATGGGGATTTAATAATGGCTACCTCATAGTTTTTCCAATCTGCCGCAGGATCATTCCATATGACACGTTCTATGGAAAGGCCTTTGCCTATTAAAAACTCTAGTAAGGTTTTATCCTCATCTACAGTGGTTGAGGTATATTTTTCCTGGATCTGGTAAGAAACATAAGCGATCTTCATCATTCAAAAAGGGTTAGGGGGTAAAGATATCATTAATGGGTTAATTTCCATATGTTATAGGCTTGAGGAAGGCAATGGCCGCAAGGTCTGTAGCCTGCCTGCAGGGCCTCCTGCTCATCCTTAAAAAAGACCCGGTTTTCTACTTTCATGCGTTTCCCCGAGGAGCAGTTCAGCAGGCCATATATTTTGTTTTTTTTATACCCTCCAAACTTGATTTTTCCCGCTTTTATCAAAGAGGCAAGTTGCTTTTTTCGTTCATCGGGATGGAGGCCAAGGCTTAAATGAGAGATCATATTTTTAATGGGTTGTCACAAGATTTGGACAGGCAGGCAAGGTAGGAAGTAAATATAATCGTGTCAACCCGGATCTTGCGAAAACCCATTTCATTCTACCTTTAGAAGCCATCGTCAGCACACCAATGGAATAGAATTATTTTAGCTTCCAAATCTATAAAATAACTGAATGGTTCCTGCTGCTTAAGTAATAGTGCTTTTTCCTATATTCGTTGGGGGATAAATAACGAATGACAATTCAAAACAGGCTTTCTGATCAGGAACTGGTGGCTCTTTTAAAAGAGAGAAATCAAGCTGCATTCACGGAAATCTACGACAGGTATTGGCGGATCATGTATGGTCATGTTTATAAGATGCTATTGGACGAAGAGGAGTCAAAAGATGTCATTCAGGAACTATTTAGCAATTTATGGATCAATTCTGATCGTATTCCGGATCAGTTAAACCTTCCGGGGTACCTGTATATAATGGCAAAAAATAAGGTACTAAACTTGATCCGCAGGAATAAGTTTCAGACTGCCTACCTCAATTCTTTGTCAGATTTTATCACGGAGGCCAGTACGGCTACCATAGATCAGTTGAATGAACGTGATTTGGCTATGGCCATAGAAAGAGAAATTCAAAGTCTTCCGCCAAGGATGAAACAGGTTTTTGAATTAAGCAGGAAAGAGAACCTTTCCTATAAAGAGATTGCAGACCGGCTGGGAACGTCAGAAGAAACCGTTAAAAAGCAGGTGCACAATTCTATCAAATCTATCAAACATCACCTGAAGGAATCAGGCGGAGCTGCAGTGTTATTGCTGACTTTTCTACGCTGATTTTTGAACCCGGGATTTATCTCATTCTGTAGAGCAATATTTTTTTTAATGCCGGATACCCCCTGAGTCTTTTTCATGTGTTTTATTTTAAAGGGAGCGGAAAACTCAGCCTTAAATCCTAACACTATGAACCATCAGGAAGTACAGAAACTCATCGAAAGCTACAACCAGGGGACTGCAAGCCCGGAAGAACGGGCATGGATAGACCATTGGTATCTGAAAGAGGCTGCCAAAAGAAGTCTGACTGAAGATCAGGATTTTGATCACCTGAATGGAGAAATATGGGACGGTGTACTGAGCAGGGCCGGCCTTTCGCAAAAGAAACAAGCTAAGATCTGGTATCGGATCATGGCTGCTGCAGCAGTTCTGCTGATTGTAGGAGCAGGAATCTGGTTTTATAAAAATAACCATCTGGCTGATCCCTTACCAAAAGAGAAACAGTATGTTCAGGATCTTCCTGCCGGAGGAAATAAAGCGGTATTGACCCTTGGGAACGGTGAAAAAGTAGTACTGACGGATGTAGCCGAGGGAAAAATTGCCGAGCAGGCCGGAATCAATATCAGCAAAACTGCAGATGGACAACTGATTTATACAATAGATCCTTCGGCAGCTCAAAATGAAAATACTTCGATGACTTATAATACCATCGAAACGCCTAAGGGGGGGCAGTATCAGATCAATTTGCCCGATGGGACCAGAGTCTGGCTGAATGCTTCTTCCTCCCTGAAGTATCCCACCCGGTTTATTGCAAACGAAAGAAAAGTTGAACTGAAAGGCGAAGGCTATTTTGAGGTTGCCCGGGATCCGGGAAAACCTTTTCGCGTGATGAGCAGCAAGCAGGAGGTAGAGGTATTGGGAACGCATTTTAACATCAACGCCTATGCAGATGAAAATGGCATCCGGACCACTTTACTGGAAGGAAGCGTAAAAGTAAAAGAATCGGGGCATGATGCCCTGCTCAAACCAGGGGAACAATCTTTGCTGAGCGGGAATAGAATGGAGATTAAACCGGTGGATACGGAAATGGCAGTGGCCTGGAAAGATGGATACTTCCTATTTAAAAAAGCAAGTATTCAAACCCTGATGCGGCAATTGTCGAGGTGGTATGATGTAGAAGTCATTTATTCAGGGAACATTCCGGCAACTTCATTTACAGGGAAAGTACACCGCAATACGAGTCTTGCACAAACATTGGAGCTTCTCAGTTTTTCAAAAGTTAATTTCAGGATCGAAGGAAAAAGAATGAGCATTATATATCCTTCCTCTGGAATACCAAAATAACCACGAACCAAATAAACCAAACAATCAATAACCAAATCTAAACCAAATTTAAACATGAAAAGAGCACTCAGGATGCGGTGATTCACCGTTGGGGAGACGACATAAAAAACCGCAGAAGTAGGTCGAAGTACTTCTACGGTAAGTATTTGAGTCAACCCGGATTTCTGATGAAATCAGGAATAAAAAATCAATTGGAAACGAATTCTTGTATTAACCCAAACATTCAAAAGTATGAAAATAAATGCTTTTAACCTAGCTATGCCCAAAACATGGCGCCCTAGTAAAATACTTATAGTCATGAAATTAACCACTTTCCTGATGATGATCAGCCTGATGTATGCAAGTGCAAAAGGCTATAGCCAAATCAATCTGAATGAACGGAATACCACATTGGATAAGGTATTCCAGCTCATTGAAAAACAAACAGATTATGTTTTCATAATCAGGAATTACGATGCCAGTCGGGCGAACATTTCGGTGAAACTTAGAAATGTGTCCATTAATGAGGCTTTGACACAATGTCTTAAAGACCTGCCTTTAACGTTTAAGATCATTGGTAAAAATATCGCCATCGTTGAAAAAGAAATGGCTCGGGAGCAGTTAAATACTCCCGTCATTCTCCCTGTAGACGTCAGAGGGAGGGTGTTAGATGCGAAAGGTCAGCCACTTCCTGGTGTAAATGTGATGGTAAAAGGAATAGCCGGAAAAGGAACCAGTACAGATATAGAGGGTAGGTTTTCCCTTAATGCCAATCCCGGCGACCTGCTGGTATTTAGTTTCATTGGTTTTAAAAAGAAAGAGATAAGGGTAGAGACTGCCCTGGTTCCGGATATCATGCTCGAAGAAGAGCCTGCGCAGCTGGAGTCTGTTGTGGTAGTGGGATACGGTGCGGTAAAAAAGACCGACCTTACCGGTTCCGTATCATCCATAGGTGCAGAAAAGATTACCCAGGTAAAAGGGGTCTCCAATGTTGCGCAGACGCTGCAGGGACAAATGGCAGGTGTACAGGTAAATCAGGGCTCCGGACAGCCAGGTGAGGGGATGAAGATTTCGATCAGGGGAACTAACTCCATCAGTGGCGACAATGCCCCTTTATATGTGATTGATGGAATTCTTTCCCAGGGGATATCTGCCCAGCTCAATGTAGATGACATTGCTACAATTGATGTTTTAAAGGATGCTTCTTCAACGGCTATTTATGGTTCCAGAGGTGCAAATGGCGTCATCATGATCACTACAAAAAGTGGGAAAACCGGAAAGCTTCAGGTGAATTATGACGGATATTACGGATTTCAGGACCTCAGAAAAAGAAAAGACCTGATTGACGCTTCGGAATATGGACAACTTCAAAATGAAGTGGCTGCAAATGATGGTCAGCCTTTACCTTTCACTGCAGAAGAAATTAAAGCCCTTGGAAAAGGAACCGACTGGCAATCTCTGGTTTATAAGACTGCTCCGGTTCAAAACCATACTTTATCATTCTCGGGAGGGTCGGATCATACGAAATACTATACTTCTCTGGGCTATTTCGATCAGAATGGTATTATTGAAAATTCAAACTACAGGCGGTTTTCCTCCCGAATTAACCTGGATCAGAAACTAAACGAGAAAATAAAATTCAATACCAATTTATCCGTGGTTCAGGACCGTTACAGACAGGCAAATTATGCCGGTGCTGATTTTGGCGGTGTCCCTTTCCAGACTATGGTGATGCCACCAACCCAGGGCGTATACGATGCAGATGGAAAATATACTGTATTTACTGGTGTGAGCTGGGGCCAAACCAACCCAATAGGAGTAGCAAAGGAGCAGTACAATCCGAGTAATACCCTGAGAATCCTAGGAAGTGCCGCTTTTACTTATGAGGTCATTAAAGACCTGAAATTAAAAAGTAGTGTCAGCATCGATGCCAATAACAATAAAACAGATCTATATAACCCGCCAAGCATTACTTTTGGCCAGCCTGCAGGAAAGGCCTCCAAGAGCTATAGCAACAATTCTTCTTTTGTAAATGAGAATACTTTGAACTACAACCGTGCCTTTGGACAACATCATTTGGATGTACTGGCGGGGTTTAGTTACCAGTATGATAAAAATGAAGGATTGAATAGTAATGAAGCTTCCGGATTTGTGACAGATGATTATTTAAATCATAACATTCAGGGCGCTACCAATAAAGCCCTGCCCAGCACTTCTTTTGGAGAACGAAACCTGATCTCCTATTTAGGTAGGGTCAATTACAATTATATGGGCAGGTATTTTGCCACTTTTACAGGGAGGTATGATGGCTCTTCTGTATTCGGGGAAAATAATAAATATGCTTTTTTCCCCTCTGCGGCGCTGGCATGGATCTTATCAGAAGAAGATTTTTTGAAAAACAATGCCACGATATCCAATCTGAAACTAAGGGCAAGTTACGGTGCTTCGGGCAGTCAGGCCATTAGCCCGTATCAAACATTGGCAAGGGTATCAGCAGTAAACCCTATTTTCAACAATCAGCCTGTATTGGGTTACGTACTGGGGTCATTACCCAATAGAAACCTGAAATGGGAAACCACCAAGGAACTTGATTTTGGTCTGGATCTGGGACTATTACAGAATAGAATTCAATTTACAGCCGACTACTATGATAAAAAGACGAATGATCTGCTGCTGAGTGTAGATCTGCCACAATCTTCAGGTTTTAGTGCGGTACTGCAAAATCTGGGCTCTGTACAGAACCGGGGTTTTGAGTTCCAGTTGAATACCAGAAACATTGAGGGGCAGGATTTTAAATGGTCCTCTTCCCTGACTTTTTCTCATAATACGAATAAGGTGACCGATCTGGGTAAAGCCGCTGACGGCAGTCCGATTGTATATAAGGAGGTGAGGGCAGGAGGAAACTGGTTTCCGATGATTCTAGGGCAACCTATGCATTCCTTCTATGGGCAAACGGTTGCAGGGGTGTATCAAAGCGATGCCGAAGCGCTCGCAAATGGAGAGCCTCAAAAGCGTGCCGGTGAGTATAAATTTCTGGATTATAATGGGGATGGCAGGGTAGATGACGCTGATAAACATGTCCTGGCCAATATGACCCCTAAATTTACCTTTGGTTTTAACAATAGTTTCAATTATAAAAACTTCGACCTGAGCTTGCTGTTTGTGGGTTCTTTCGGGAATAAAATCGTCAATGAATTCAGAAAATATAACCTGACCTTGAATGGTTTGTGGACACCGACCCAGGAAGCCTTTGATGCCCGATGGAGAGGTCCGGGTACCAGTGAGACCGGTGATAAGCCTTCTAAAGGAAGCATGCAATATACCCGGGATTATGCCAATAGCCTTTGGGTGGAAAACGGTTCTTATCTGAAACTCCGTGATGTTACCCTGGGATATACCTTCTCTCCAAAATTGCTTAAAGCGCTGAATATCGCTTCCATTCGTTTTTATGCCAGCGCCCAGAACTACTTTACCATCACCAAATATTCTGGTTATGATCCGGAAGTTTCCTGGTCTGTGTCGACTGTAAACGGATGGGATAGGGGGAATTATCCTGCTGCAAAATCGATTACCACAGGTGTTAAAGTTAATTTTTAATCATTTAGAAGAACAGGTTATGAAACGATATATTACATTTTCTCTGCTTACTTTAATGCTGTTGACAACAGTTATTTCCGGATGTAAAAAAGCATTGAATGAAGATCCTAAAACATTTATTTCACCGGAGAATTTTTTCAAAAACCCAGAAAGCTATGAGCTCGCCGTATTGGGAATTTATTCCGGATTACCACTCTATTCAGGGAACAGAGCGATGATGCTGGAGATGTGCACCGATATTTATGGGGCTCCTGCATCCGCATTTGAACAGGCACTTCCCATGTATCAGAATGCTCCGGCCTCTTTTTATTACAATACCAGGGAGGCCTGGGGAGGGGCGTATGCCATTATAAAAAATGCAAACTTTATCCTTGAAGAATTGCCAAAGGGACCTCTGGTTGAGCTGAAGAAAAATCAATTAATGGCTGAGGCTCGTTTTCTAAGGGCTTATGCCTATTTTTATCTGGTGCAGCTGTATGGTGATGTGCCTATGCCAGTTAAGCCAATTACCGATTATAGTAAATTACAAATGCCACGAACCGCACAGACTGAAGTCTATAAATTAATCCTGGAAGACCTTAACTATGCAGAAGCAAACCTTCCTGAATCGACTGCTGCTCAGGGAAGGGTTTATAAACTGGTTTCCACCGCGCTACTGGCCAAGGTTTACCTGACAATGGCAGGAAATCCGCTAAAACAGACTCAGCATTTTGCCCATGCGAAAGAAAAAGCTATCGCAGTGATCAATTCGGGAAAGTTTCAGCTGGTAAATGATTTCGCTTCGGTATTTCATCAAACGGCATACACTTCCGAATCAATTTGGGAGAAACTATATGTGACCGGACTGGGAGGCAATCCGGTACATGGGATCACTTTAACTGCGGCAACCTATAACCCTATCCTGGTCCCTGCCGATTGGTTTATCAATAGTTTTGCGACCGGCGACCGGCGAAAACAATGGGGAATTGTTCAGAATTACGCGGGCCCGAAAGGAACGGTATTGAGTCCCTTTTTCCAGAAATTTGCAGATGTATCCGGAGTGGCCGGTGGTACCACCTCTTCGGGGGCAATCGTGAGCTATACCTTTCCATACCTTCGGTTGGCAGAAATGTATTTAATTGCAGCCGAAGCCGAAAATGAGGTAAACGGACCTGCCGGTGCCTATGTTTACATCAATGAGATCCGAAAACGTGCGAGAGTAAATAAGGCAGATGTAACGAATGTGCCCGACTTAACAGGGCTGTCCCAGCAACAGTTCCGGGAAGCAGCATGGATGGAACGTAAATGGGAACTTTGCCTGGAAGGAAGCACCTGGTTTGATTTGAAAAGAACGAATACGATGCAGAATATCCAGAATAGAAGAGGTGCAGGGTTGGTGAATCCAATCGGTGCTTACAATCAAACCTGGCTGATCCCTGATAATGAGGTAGTCAACAATAATATTGCTCAGAACCCAGTATATAAATAATTATAAAATAATCCCGTTGATTTATGAAATTTACAACAATGCCCTGGATCAATCTACCCGGCTTCCTGCTCTGCCTGTTGTTAAGTAGTAATGGTTTTGCCAAGGATATTTATGTTTCCATTAAAGGAAATGACAAAAATCCCGGTACAAAAGAAAAACCTTTCGCTACATTTAAAAGAGCACAACTGGCGCTCAGGACCATCAGAGGAGCGACAACAGTATATGTTCGCGGTGGAACCTATTACTTCACCTCTGCTGTGGTTTTTACTGCACAGGACTCCCGAAGTCCTATGGAGGGAGTGACTTATAAGTCCTACTCCGGAGAAAAGGTAAACCTGAGTGGTGCCCGTGAGTTGCAGTTGAAATGGGAAAATGCTAAGGGTGGGATAAAACGGGCTAAGGTATCAGAAGAGATCGCTTTTGATCAGCTGTTTATCAATGGCAAGCAACAGCGCATGGCGAGATACCCCAATTACAACCCTGACATCCGGTTTTTTGGTGGTGGTTCTGCCGATGCCATTAGTCCGGAAAGGGTAAAAGGATGGAATCATCCCGAAGGAGGTTTCATTCATGCCCTGCATAAACACGAATGGGGCGGGTATCAATACCTGATTTCCGGAAAAGACCAGGAAGGGAAGCTGACCCTTGAAGGTGGTTTCCAGAATAACCGGCAAATGGGGATGCATGATAAATACCGT
This region of Pedobacter steynii genomic DNA includes:
- a CDS encoding RagB/SusD family nutrient uptake outer membrane protein gives rise to the protein MKSISIVLSCMLFISLQACKLTDVTDLKPENKLDESTVVVDIPSAEKLLAGAYYSLRDEPLANQTPIYVGLMGLNVTAAGASSNPYLNNNVPPNNSSLNSYLYGGPYQLIQTANFVILKTGALTLTDPRKAQIISEAKFLRALGHFYILRLFGQFWDMGSSYGIEIKDIPNSPVAARASVKLSYEFILSDLDAAISDCPEYKTGVMKGYATKLAAKALKARVLLYKKDYAAAAILAKEVMSGPALLSGDFVRLFTNEKYNADEVLLASITFANNNNIYFENGKSYYWTDGGYKFTDRYTELLRQDARKSIIVRTPSDPADLLKWHGNGKFSTGVQGSRNDTEYYLRLAEVYLIYAEAEARRPGGNLDDALKALNILHTKRGNPEVTASGQKDLLQLVRKEKELELGGESGEDWYDLVRYIKNGDLQATAVKQSLTDENKLILPIPQVSVDASNHLIKQNPGY
- a CDS encoding ATP-grasp domain-containing protein, giving the protein MMKIAYVSYQIQEKYTSTTVDEDKTLLEFLIGKGLSIERVIWNDPAADWKNYEVAIIKSPWDYHEHIAEFKQWLDHLEALNVKLLNPYERVRWNMDKHYLGEIADSGLAVIPSLFLEKGERLDLNALMAHFKTEKLIIKPCISAGAKNTYILTAQNLSGHEAEINGLLQEEAFVAQPFMPEIHDGEWSFLFFEGKYSHSLLKIPKDGDFRVQTYHGGSVNVQQGLDKHIKSAAAYVEQYAQGCLYARVDGLIVNGELNLMELELIEPYLFLDTHQEASENYYKALSANL
- a CDS encoding TlpA disulfide reductase family protein, with amino-acid sequence MKKNIILLSLSSICLFATAQVKKDGYTINGKIEGLKSPYMYIYGLGGSDSVSVKNGVFSYKGSVKEPTRIYLTDRKGLQFGLYVENAPVSIKGNVNAIEDMLISGGKTQQESNVLSVSKKDLEKRQKQLYSEYEKAEKAKDAAAIAKIESEFFKSYKESDALNKAFITKHPKSYVSLVNIKDLGSSTDYAELQSLFQSLDAGLKATETGKKMEAMLAVLKKGSNGQKMIDFTQNDMEGKPVSFSSFKGKYVLVDFWASWCGPCRGENPNVLKAYDQFKDKGFTVLGVSLDDNADKWKKAVVEDKMPWTQLSDLKGWKNEVSTYYGIQGIPANYLVDPDGVIIARNLRGEALHEKLKELMK
- a CDS encoding TonB-dependent receptor; protein product: MKLVIILMTSLLLQVNASGFAQRITINKKGASLKYIFNEIRKQTGYDVLWQSIQIQQVKNVDVSFQNETLEKVLKQALAASDLSYSIKDKTIVIQTIDKTFLDRLVGYLKAIDIHGLVLDEKGLPLPGASVKVKGTGKVTKTNGRGEFNLEQVEENAVLSVSYLGYQTKDVAVKGENNIRITLAESQERLEAVVVVGYGTTKRKDLVGTVATIGGDEMRKQVATNFTQALAGRAAGVQVSRPNGNPGAGASIRIRGLSTASGVNDPLFVIDGIPVQLFNGGGTDAARFVPANGLMDPLAGIDMNDVENIEVLKDATATAIYGSRAANGVVIVTTKRGRAGEQPVFSFNYDVSTDRQYKFLDALSGPEYIKFMTETYEKAGVPIEGKDFPGTANTDWQRAVIQKGLIQNLNLSVMGASRDGQTNYGFSSGLTDQKGVLINTGFKRYSLRANVESRFFNLLKIGTNLNYSFSKQTGGSSPSYMNYGAANYRPDIPVYNPDGSYANDGFNDNPVASRMVTDINESQRLLASVFAELEIIPGLKARSSLSYDVNHNTGFSYTPSWMLSVINQNQKGSRTDKNFQYTNRIFDNTLSFTKAYDKHHIDAVAGASWTLNRSNFNNVNSINFPNDDVLNNLGSAGTINGYSSGGESSGLESFFLRANYNYDGKYYLTVSGRADNSTKFGPENQWGYFPSVGLAWRFSQENFMKGLSFIDDAKLRLTRGKTGTSAFGSFGFLTLFNTGYFYNGVNGLRANPDDGQPNPDIRWEGTTQTDAALELSFLKSRLKTTINYYRKYTEGMITGPSIPSSNGYSFQNKNIGDVSNQGWEFTISAIPVNNDKFTWISDFNISFNKNKVEKTYGTALYGTILLTEGLPLNGIRGYRTNGLYQNQGEIDALNAIARQATGNPGAFYQTSQTAPGDVRFVDLNGDGRIDTKDRSILGYSQNPKYFGGWNNTFRYGQLELSTLFQFDVGSKVSREQNNDVFNGYRYNVSSLVLTGWTPENTNTQQPRNVVNGPGQNIDTNTDRFIEDTSFLRLKNVQLSYLFNSALLKKMHIQQVRLFTGMTNLFTWTKYRGLDPEVNSENTFTDHGRDTATYPTTQSITFGVNLKF